Proteins from one Shewanella pealeana ATCC 700345 genomic window:
- a CDS encoding alpha-ketoacid dehydrogenase subunit beta: MAQMNMLQAINQALSSEMEADKKMMVFGEDVGHFGGVFRATSGLQEKFGRERCFNTPLTEQGIAGFANGLASNGMTAVAEIQFADYIFPAIDQIVNESAKFRYRSGNEFNVGGLTFRTPYGGGIAGGHYHSQSPEAYFTQTPGLKVVVPRNPEQAKGLLIASIRDKNPVIFFEPKRLYRASVGEVPEGDHVIELGKAEVIKQGTDITLLGWGAQMEILENAAEMAAKKGISCEIIDLRTLSPWDVDTVAASVKKTGRLLINHEAPLTGGFAGEIAATIQEECFLYLESPIARVCGLDTPYPLIHEKEYMPDALKTFEAIKASVKF, translated from the coding sequence GTGGCTCAGATGAATATGTTGCAAGCCATTAACCAAGCCCTAAGCTCGGAAATGGAAGCGGATAAAAAAATGATGGTGTTCGGCGAAGACGTCGGCCACTTTGGTGGGGTATTTAGAGCAACTTCGGGCCTACAGGAAAAGTTTGGCCGTGAGCGTTGCTTCAATACACCGTTAACCGAGCAGGGCATTGCCGGTTTCGCCAATGGCTTAGCCTCGAACGGCATGACGGCGGTGGCTGAAATTCAGTTTGCCGATTATATCTTTCCTGCCATCGATCAGATAGTGAATGAGAGTGCCAAGTTCCGTTACCGCAGCGGTAACGAGTTTAATGTTGGCGGCCTTACTTTTAGAACACCTTACGGCGGCGGTATTGCAGGTGGTCATTATCACTCGCAATCACCAGAAGCCTATTTTACCCAAACACCGGGTCTCAAAGTTGTCGTTCCACGTAACCCTGAGCAGGCAAAAGGGCTGTTAATCGCCTCTATTCGTGATAAAAACCCGGTGATATTTTTTGAGCCAAAGCGCTTATACCGTGCATCGGTGGGTGAAGTGCCTGAGGGCGACCATGTTATCGAACTCGGTAAAGCCGAAGTTATCAAACAAGGTACAGACATCACCTTACTTGGCTGGGGCGCACAGATGGAAATCTTAGAAAACGCCGCAGAGATGGCAGCGAAGAAAGGGATCTCCTGTGAAATTATCGATTTAAGAACCTTGTCCCCATGGGATGTTGACACGGTAGCAGCATCGGTTAAAAAGACTGGGCGTCTATTGATCAATCATGAGGCGCCGTTAACGGGTGGCTTTGCCGGTGAGATCGCCGCGACAATTCAAGAAGAGTGTTTCTTATATCTTGAGTCGCCGATAGCGCGAGTGTGTGGTCTAGATACGCCGTATCCTTTGATCCACGAAAAAGAATATATGCCAGATGCGTTAAAGACGTTTGAAGCGATTAAAGCTTCGGTAAAATTTTAG
- a CDS encoding thiamine pyrophosphate-dependent dehydrogenase E1 component subunit alpha gives MSNATTNAETVHRVSFLDKDSLAIPILKILQADGTAYEEAVLPVIDEALAAKIHDTCVFTRVLDERMLGAQRQGRISFYMTCTGEEASIIGSTAALDDGDVILAQYREHAAIRYRGFTTEQFMNQMFSNEKDFGKGRQMPIHYGSEALNYQTISSPLATQIPQATGVAYSLKMQGKRNVAICYFGEGAASEGDFHAGLNMAAVLNSPVIFFCRNNGYAISTPTDEQFKGNGIASRGVGYGMHTIRVDGNDMLAVLAATQQARAYALDNNAPVLIEAMTYRLGAHSSSDDPSGYRSKDEEAKWQQHDPVKRFKLWMINKGWMNEQRDADLYVKYREEVLSELKVAEKIPTPHIDNIIEDVYDTPTPILKKQLADLKNHVKKYPESYPKSAGRV, from the coding sequence ATGAGCAACGCAACAACGAATGCTGAAACAGTCCATCGCGTGAGCTTTTTAGATAAAGACTCACTCGCGATCCCCATTTTAAAAATTCTCCAAGCGGACGGTACCGCTTATGAAGAGGCCGTATTACCCGTTATCGATGAAGCTTTAGCGGCTAAAATCCATGATACCTGCGTATTTACCCGTGTATTAGACGAGCGTATGTTGGGGGCGCAGCGTCAAGGTCGTATTAGCTTTTATATGACCTGTACTGGTGAAGAGGCGTCGATAATAGGCAGCACTGCAGCACTCGATGATGGTGATGTGATCTTGGCTCAGTACCGTGAACATGCTGCGATTCGTTACCGCGGATTTACCACTGAGCAGTTTATGAATCAGATGTTCAGTAATGAAAAAGATTTTGGCAAGGGCCGCCAGATGCCGATCCATTACGGCAGTGAAGCGCTTAACTATCAAACTATTTCATCTCCGCTTGCCACACAGATCCCTCAAGCTACAGGTGTTGCATATAGCCTAAAAATGCAGGGTAAGCGTAATGTAGCAATCTGTTATTTTGGTGAAGGCGCAGCCTCAGAAGGCGATTTTCACGCCGGTCTAAATATGGCAGCAGTGCTCAATTCTCCAGTTATTTTCTTTTGCCGTAATAACGGTTACGCCATCTCAACACCTACTGATGAACAGTTTAAAGGTAACGGTATTGCTAGCCGCGGTGTGGGCTATGGCATGCATACCATTCGTGTCGATGGTAACGACATGTTGGCAGTATTAGCGGCAACTCAACAGGCTCGCGCCTATGCGTTAGACAATAATGCCCCTGTTTTGATTGAAGCCATGACTTATCGATTAGGTGCTCATTCATCATCTGATGATCCTTCTGGCTATCGCTCGAAAGATGAAGAGGCAAAATGGCAGCAGCATGATCCAGTTAAACGTTTCAAGCTATGGATGATCAATAAGGGCTGGATGAATGAGCAGCGCGATGCCGATCTCTATGTTAAGTACCGTGAAGAGGTGCTATCTGAGCTTAAGGTTGCTGAAAAAATTCCAACTCCTCATATCGATAACATTATCGAAGATGTATATGACACACCAACCCCAATTCTGAAGAAGCAGCTAGCTGACTTAAAAAACCATGTTAAGAAGTATCCAGAATCGTATCCAAAAAGTGCAGGGAGAGTATAA
- the astE gene encoding succinylglutamate desuccinylase — MFQQLKQSKDFLALTLAHPQYLTESFEFDLANQVHVEVWDTGVIMFEPLGVKHTKDLVLSCAVHGNETAPIELCNDLMTQLLDEQLVLKQRVLFLIGNPPAIHNGTRFIDENLNRLFNGAHSRGEGLCNPERVRAQKLEQYVDKFFSAHSGERHRMHYDLHTAIRASKHEKFAIYPYRGNRKYSKEQIMFLESCGVNTILFHHEPTTTFSYFSSENYHADAFTIELGKVFPMGQNDMTRFIAMKEMLTLLMCGEELKLPSFDMKRLNLYQVCRSVNKRYDDFEFTFTNDVENFTAFPRGYTLAKEGGFEVKVEHEFESIVFPNAKVPVGQRTVLCLKSADESRLD, encoded by the coding sequence GTGTTTCAACAATTGAAACAGTCTAAGGACTTTTTAGCGTTAACCCTCGCGCATCCACAATACTTAACAGAAAGTTTTGAATTTGATCTTGCTAACCAAGTCCATGTAGAGGTTTGGGATACAGGCGTTATCATGTTCGAGCCTTTAGGCGTTAAACACACTAAAGATCTCGTCTTATCTTGTGCCGTTCACGGTAATGAGACTGCGCCTATTGAATTGTGTAACGACCTAATGACACAATTACTTGATGAACAACTTGTTCTCAAGCAAAGAGTATTATTTCTTATCGGTAATCCTCCCGCCATTCATAATGGCACACGTTTTATCGATGAAAACCTTAATCGGTTATTTAATGGTGCTCATTCACGTGGAGAGGGGCTTTGTAACCCTGAGCGAGTGAGAGCACAAAAGCTTGAGCAATATGTCGACAAGTTTTTCAGCGCCCATTCGGGAGAGCGTCATCGAATGCATTACGATTTACATACTGCAATTCGGGCCTCTAAGCATGAGAAGTTTGCTATTTACCCCTATCGTGGTAATAGAAAGTACAGCAAAGAACAGATTATGTTTCTCGAATCCTGCGGCGTGAATACCATTTTATTCCACCATGAGCCAACCACGACCTTTAGTTATTTCTCTTCTGAAAATTATCATGCAGATGCCTTTACTATCGAACTAGGTAAAGTGTTCCCTATGGGACAAAATGATATGACTCGTTTTATCGCGATGAAAGAGATGCTAACTCTATTGATGTGTGGCGAAGAGCTTAAATTACCAAGTTTTGATATGAAGCGTTTAAACCTTTATCAAGTTTGTCGTTCGGTAAACAAACGATACGACGACTTTGAATTTACTTTCACCAACGATGTCGAAAACTTTACCGCTTTCCCTAGAGGCTACACTTTAGCGAAAGAGGGCGGTTTTGAGGTGAAAGTTGAGCATGAGTTTGAATCCATTGTATTCCCCAATGCTAAGGTGCCAGTAGGGCAGCGGACAGTCTTATGTTTAAAGTCCGCAGATGAAAGTCGTTTAGACTAG
- the msrA gene encoding peptide-methionine (S)-S-oxide reductase MsrA, whose amino-acid sequence MALATFGAGCFWGVEYFFREVEGVIDCTCGYMGGKDSYTRYAEVKTGTTGHAEVVQVEYDPNIVSYQRLLEVFWQNHNPTTLNQQGGDIGSQYRSAVFFHDKQQKHQAEVAKLALIKSAKWGSRQIVTEVVPCQQFHQAEAYHQDYLAKNELPSCHISY is encoded by the coding sequence ATGGCATTGGCAACATTCGGCGCAGGGTGTTTTTGGGGAGTTGAATACTTTTTCAGAGAAGTTGAAGGTGTCATTGACTGTACGTGCGGATATATGGGCGGCAAAGACAGCTACACCCGCTACGCAGAAGTCAAAACGGGTACCACTGGTCACGCAGAGGTTGTGCAAGTGGAGTACGACCCTAACATTGTGAGTTACCAACGCTTACTGGAGGTTTTTTGGCAGAACCACAATCCCACCACATTGAATCAACAAGGTGGTGATATTGGTAGCCAGTATAGAAGCGCTGTTTTTTTTCATGATAAACAACAGAAGCATCAGGCCGAAGTTGCCAAATTAGCACTCATCAAAAGTGCAAAATGGGGCTCACGCCAGATAGTCACTGAAGTTGTACCTTGTCAGCAGTTTCATCAGGCTGAAGCGTATCATCAAGATTACTTAGCTAAAAATGAATTGCCTAGCTGTCATATCAGTTATTAA
- a CDS encoding AbiU2 domain-containing protein: MNQTTIKILNDLKVSIDEAVRHWEIWWELGYSGNRTEFKSEFDSEDYNYYLHASYEAHSLSMFLALGRIFDPDSRSSSIRALKANLSENGTNKPLI; the protein is encoded by the coding sequence ATGAACCAAACTACAATAAAGATTCTAAACGATCTAAAAGTCTCAATTGATGAGGCTGTTAGACACTGGGAGATCTGGTGGGAGCTTGGTTATTCTGGAAATCGTACAGAGTTTAAGTCTGAATTTGATTCTGAGGACTATAACTACTATTTACACGCTTCATATGAAGCTCACAGCTTATCAATGTTTTTGGCGTTAGGGCGCATTTTTGATCCAGATAGTCGCTCATCAAGCATTCGGGCTCTAAAAGCCAATTTAAGTGAAAATGGCACAAACAAGCCTCTGATTTGA
- a CDS encoding YgiW/YdeI family stress tolerance OB fold protein, whose amino-acid sequence MKNVLLVSALILSSSSAFAAQAHEQKGGFIGPSNVKVQTVAVALEAKDDTPVTLTGYIVSGLGDEEYTFRDDTGEIIIEIDDHDWNGVEATPETKVVIQGEIDSGWSYSTIDVDTVQLAK is encoded by the coding sequence ATGAAAAACGTATTATTAGTAAGTGCATTGATATTATCATCATCAAGTGCGTTCGCAGCTCAAGCTCATGAGCAAAAAGGCGGATTTATTGGTCCGAGTAACGTAAAGGTTCAGACTGTTGCAGTGGCTTTAGAAGCGAAAGATGATACTCCTGTGACATTAACGGGCTATATAGTGTCAGGCTTAGGTGATGAAGAGTATACGTTCAGGGATGATACTGGTGAGATCATCATTGAGATTGACGATCATGATTGGAACGGCGTCGAAGCAACACCTGAAACTAAAGTGGTAATTCAAGGTGAAATTGATAGCGGTTGGTCTTATTCAACGATTGATGTGGATACCGTTCAATTAGCTAAGTAA
- a CDS encoding oxidoreductase translates to MSFPHLLEPLDLGFTQLKNRVLMGSMHTGLEEEKGGFEKLAAFYKERALGGVGLIVTGGISPNLRGRLAPNACQLSFPWQVKKHTKVTQAVHEAGGKICMQLLHAGRYGYHPFSSAPSKIKSPITPFTPSAMSARQVNGTIKDYATSAALAKKAGYDGVEVMGSEGYLINQFISSRTNKRTDKWGGAFENRAQFPIEIVKKIREKVGSDFIIIFRLSMLDLVDNGSTWEEVVQLAKWLEQAGVTIINTGIGWHEARVPTIATSVPRGAFAWVTERLMKEMSIPLIATNRINTPEIAEHIISSGQADMVSMARPFLADAEFVNKAAANTPELINTCIGCNQACLDHSFALKRATCLVNPRACYETELNFTPVQKKKRIAVMGAGPAGMAFSIYAASRGHEVVLFEAKAEVGGQFNLARKIPGKEEFNETIRYFLNQIKLHKVELRLNTRLDASVVRDEKFDEIVMSSGVKPRPIELPGFDNPKVVDYQKVLNGEVEIGQKVALIGAGGIGFDMAHFLCESESSTLDLNRWLKQWGIDKDYKEPGGLTVPVTEDKHRQVYLLQRKSTKMGKGLGKTTGWIHRSVLKQHHVIMKTGVSYEKFDQLGLHISIDGKSEVLDVDNVILCAGQVSNTELVDEMKSTGIPVHLIGGVDVAAELDAKRAIRQGAELAIAL, encoded by the coding sequence ATGTCGTTTCCGCATTTATTAGAACCCTTAGATCTGGGATTTACCCAGTTAAAAAACCGAGTATTGATGGGCTCAATGCATACAGGTTTGGAAGAAGAAAAGGGCGGCTTTGAGAAACTGGCAGCGTTTTATAAAGAGCGCGCATTAGGTGGCGTAGGTCTTATTGTGACAGGTGGCATATCGCCAAACCTACGGGGGCGTTTAGCACCTAATGCCTGCCAACTTAGTTTTCCGTGGCAGGTTAAGAAACATACCAAAGTGACTCAAGCCGTGCATGAGGCTGGCGGCAAAATTTGTATGCAACTCTTGCATGCCGGTCGCTACGGCTACCATCCTTTCTCTAGTGCACCGAGTAAGATTAAATCGCCTATTACCCCATTTACACCATCGGCTATGTCTGCAAGACAGGTTAACGGGACAATCAAAGATTATGCCACCAGCGCAGCTCTAGCAAAAAAGGCGGGTTATGATGGTGTAGAGGTGATGGGAAGCGAAGGTTACTTGATAAACCAGTTTATCAGCTCTCGTACTAATAAACGTACCGATAAGTGGGGCGGGGCTTTTGAAAATCGTGCCCAATTCCCGATCGAAATTGTTAAAAAAATTCGAGAAAAAGTCGGCTCTGACTTTATCATTATTTTTAGATTATCTATGTTAGATCTTGTCGATAACGGTTCGACTTGGGAAGAGGTGGTGCAGCTGGCTAAATGGCTAGAACAAGCTGGCGTGACCATTATCAACACAGGTATTGGTTGGCATGAGGCTCGTGTACCGACCATTGCCACGAGCGTACCGCGCGGCGCCTTTGCTTGGGTGACTGAGCGTTTGATGAAAGAGATGTCAATTCCGCTTATTGCCACTAACCGAATTAACACACCTGAAATAGCCGAGCACATTATCTCATCGGGTCAGGCCGACATGGTGTCGATGGCGAGGCCTTTCCTTGCTGATGCCGAGTTTGTCAATAAAGCAGCTGCCAATACACCTGAACTGATTAATACCTGTATTGGTTGTAACCAAGCCTGCTTGGACCATAGTTTTGCCCTTAAACGTGCAACTTGTCTTGTTAACCCTAGAGCTTGTTATGAAACCGAGCTTAACTTCACGCCGGTACAAAAGAAGAAGCGTATTGCGGTTATGGGCGCTGGTCCAGCCGGTATGGCATTTTCTATTTATGCGGCGAGTCGTGGCCATGAAGTGGTGTTATTTGAAGCGAAAGCTGAAGTTGGTGGTCAGTTTAACCTAGCTCGTAAGATCCCGGGGAAAGAAGAGTTTAACGAAACAATTCGATACTTCCTTAATCAGATTAAGCTACATAAGGTGGAACTTCGCTTAAACACTCGTCTCGATGCCAGTGTGGTACGTGATGAGAAGTTTGATGAAATCGTTATGTCTAGTGGTGTAAAACCAAGACCTATTGAGTTACCTGGTTTCGATAACCCTAAGGTGGTTGATTACCAGAAGGTGCTCAATGGCGAAGTCGAAATTGGTCAGAAGGTCGCGTTAATCGGTGCGGGAGGCATAGGTTTTGATATGGCTCACTTCCTGTGTGAGTCTGAGTCTTCAACACTGGATCTTAATCGCTGGTTAAAGCAGTGGGGGATAGATAAAGACTATAAAGAGCCTGGTGGACTCACAGTCCCAGTTACTGAAGATAAACACAGACAAGTGTATCTGCTACAGCGTAAATCGACCAAGATGGGCAAGGGGCTTGGCAAAACCACCGGTTGGATCCATCGATCGGTGCTGAAGCAGCATCATGTAATAATGAAAACAGGCGTTAGCTACGAGAAATTCGACCAGCTAGGCCTACACATTAGCATCGATGGTAAAAGCGAGGTATTGGATGTCGATAATGTCATCTTATGTGCTGGGCAAGTATCAAATACCGAACTTGTTGATGAGATGAAGTCTACAGGCATTCCAGTTCACCTTATTGGCGGTGTCGATGTGGCTGCCGAACTCGATGCCAAGCGCGCTATTCGTCAAGGTGCGGAGCTTGCTATCGCGCTGTAA
- the sppA gene encoding signal peptide peptidase SppA — translation MPTKPSIFKRIFLLIWNTVNGLRKLFLNLIFFGVIALIIVSLSTDDGVEVENGAALVLNLSGTIVDQKRQVDPIEAAMKSGNEADGSGEILLSDVLYVIDNAASDERISQLVLDLGMLRGTGISKLQSIGNAIDSFKATGKTVVANGNWYGQNHYFLASFADKVYLNPQGSVEIEGLGRYRLYFKSALEKLKINAHVFRVGTFKSAVEPFIRDDMSDEAKEANLVLLNDLWRSYADTVAANRGINSNDLSLSADDYLAQLDKADGKSADMAVNMKWVDGLKSAEEFRLSMVDAVGKSSDGNSYKHIDFYDYLSVTQAHPSLSLNDQVGIIVAKGNILNGSQPAGQIGGDSTSELLRKARFDDSIKAVVLRVDSPGGSAFASEQIRQEVLALKAANKPVVVSMGSYAASGGYWISASADYIYATPTTLTGSIGIFGMITTFEDSLASIGVHTDGVGTSEWAGFSVTKGLSPQIQAVIQRHIERGYYDFISLVAKERDMSLDQVDSIAQGRVWTGRKALELGLVDGLGELQDAVTKAAEMASLDTFDTEVIERELSPQEQFIQEMFATASSHLPPSVTQSSLLETILSQWSGVVEEFKAFDDPNGVYLYCDTCNF, via the coding sequence ATGCCCACTAAACCCTCAATTTTTAAAAGGATATTCCTCCTTATTTGGAATACCGTTAATGGATTAAGAAAGCTTTTCCTTAATCTTATCTTCTTCGGTGTCATTGCCCTTATCATCGTAAGTCTTAGCACCGACGATGGTGTAGAAGTTGAAAATGGTGCCGCACTGGTGCTCAATCTATCTGGCACAATTGTTGACCAAAAACGTCAAGTCGATCCTATCGAAGCGGCGATGAAAAGTGGCAATGAAGCCGATGGAAGCGGCGAAATTTTACTTTCTGATGTGCTATACGTGATAGATAACGCTGCTTCTGATGAACGTATTAGTCAACTGGTATTAGATTTAGGCATGTTGCGCGGTACAGGTATAAGCAAGCTGCAATCTATTGGTAACGCGATTGATTCATTCAAGGCCACTGGCAAAACTGTTGTCGCCAATGGCAATTGGTATGGTCAAAATCACTATTTTCTTGCGAGCTTTGCAGACAAAGTCTATCTAAACCCTCAAGGGAGTGTCGAAATTGAAGGTCTGGGCCGCTATCGTCTCTATTTTAAATCTGCATTAGAGAAGCTTAAGATCAATGCTCACGTGTTTAGAGTCGGTACTTTCAAGTCTGCGGTAGAACCTTTTATTCGTGATGATATGTCTGATGAAGCTAAAGAAGCTAACTTAGTACTATTAAACGATTTATGGCGAAGCTACGCTGACACAGTTGCGGCTAACCGTGGCATTAATAGCAACGACTTATCCCTAAGTGCCGATGATTACCTCGCCCAGCTTGATAAAGCGGACGGTAAGTCGGCTGATATGGCTGTTAATATGAAATGGGTCGATGGTCTTAAGTCTGCTGAAGAGTTTAGGCTTTCGATGGTGGATGCCGTCGGCAAGTCTAGCGATGGTAACAGCTACAAACATATCGATTTTTATGATTATCTGTCTGTGACTCAAGCTCATCCTTCATTATCCTTAAACGATCAAGTTGGCATCATTGTCGCAAAGGGTAATATCTTAAATGGTTCACAGCCTGCCGGACAAATTGGTGGCGACAGTACATCTGAGCTACTTCGAAAAGCCCGTTTCGATGATTCGATAAAAGCGGTTGTACTCAGAGTCGACAGCCCAGGTGGTAGTGCCTTTGCTTCCGAGCAGATCAGACAAGAAGTCCTTGCACTTAAGGCGGCTAACAAGCCTGTCGTTGTCAGCATGGGCAGCTACGCTGCATCGGGTGGATACTGGATCTCTGCCAGTGCAGACTATATTTATGCAACGCCAACAACGCTCACTGGCTCAATTGGGATCTTCGGTATGATCACTACCTTTGAAGACTCATTAGCAAGCATTGGGGTTCATACAGATGGTGTCGGTACTTCTGAGTGGGCAGGCTTCTCTGTGACTAAAGGCCTTTCACCTCAGATCCAAGCTGTCATTCAGCGCCATATTGAACGTGGATACTACGACTTTATCTCGTTAGTCGCTAAAGAGCGTGATATGAGCTTAGATCAGGTTGATAGCATCGCTCAGGGTCGAGTGTGGACCGGTCGTAAGGCATTAGAGCTAGGACTCGTCGATGGTTTAGGTGAGTTGCAAGATGCGGTAACCAAGGCTGCTGAAATGGCTTCTCTCGATACCTTTGATACCGAGGTGATTGAGAGAGAGTTGTCTCCACAAGAGCAATTCATTCAAGAGATGTTCGCTACGGCTTCGAGCCATCTACCACCGAGCGTCACTCAATCGAGCCTACTTGAAACCATCCTTAGTCAATGGTCTGGTGTGGTTGAAGAGTTTAAAGCTTTCGATGATCCAAATGGTGTTTATCTTTATTGCGATACCTGTAACTTTTAA
- the ansA gene encoding asparaginase — translation MTKRSIYVAYTGGTIGMQKTDHGFAPVANFLTGCVKAMPEFYHDEMPDFVINEYSPLIDSANMKPTDWQMIANDIKAKYDQYDGFVILHGTDTMAFTASALSFMLQGLQKPVIVTGSQIPLAQLRSDGQTNLLNALYIAANYPVAEVCLFFNNKLFRGNRTTKVHADGFNAFASPNFPLLLEAGIKIRWHAGKRAKFDPKLELQVAKISPQPIGVVTLYPGINTEIFENILLQPVKALILLTFGVGNAPQTPELLKTLKQAHERGIVIVNLTQCLQGRVNMDGYATGNALAEAGVTSGYDMTTEATLTKLHYLLSTDMTPDEIRAAMKVSIAGELTAD, via the coding sequence ATGACAAAACGATCTATCTATGTAGCCTACACTGGCGGTACAATCGGTATGCAAAAAACCGATCATGGTTTCGCACCTGTTGCAAATTTCCTCACAGGCTGCGTTAAAGCTATGCCTGAGTTTTATCATGACGAAATGCCAGACTTTGTCATTAATGAATATTCGCCTCTTATCGACTCTGCGAATATGAAACCAACCGATTGGCAAATGATTGCCAATGATATTAAAGCAAAATACGATCAGTATGATGGTTTCGTTATTCTCCATGGTACCGACACCATGGCTTTCACCGCATCAGCGCTCTCTTTTATGCTACAAGGCTTACAAAAGCCTGTCATCGTAACCGGTTCGCAAATCCCTCTTGCCCAATTGCGTTCAGATGGACAAACCAATTTACTCAACGCCTTGTATATCGCGGCCAACTATCCAGTTGCCGAAGTTTGCCTATTCTTTAATAACAAACTCTTTAGAGGTAACCGCACCACCAAGGTCCATGCCGATGGCTTCAATGCCTTTGCATCACCGAACTTCCCGCTTCTATTAGAGGCTGGCATTAAAATTCGCTGGCATGCAGGTAAACGCGCAAAGTTTGATCCAAAGCTTGAGCTTCAGGTCGCCAAAATTAGCCCGCAACCTATCGGTGTTGTAACGCTTTATCCAGGGATCAACACAGAGATCTTTGAGAACATATTGCTTCAACCCGTTAAAGCACTCATCTTACTGACTTTTGGTGTCGGCAATGCACCACAAACACCCGAGCTGTTAAAAACCCTCAAGCAAGCTCATGAGCGCGGCATTGTCATAGTTAACCTCACTCAGTGCTTGCAGGGGCGGGTTAATATGGATGGCTACGCCACAGGTAACGCACTTGCCGAAGCAGGAGTTACCAGTGGTTACGATATGACAACAGAGGCTACACTGACTAAATTGCACTATTTATTGTCTACCGACATGACCCCTGATGAGATCCGCGCTGCGATGAAGGTTTCTATTGCAGGTGAGTTAACCGCCGACTAG
- a CDS encoding YeaC family protein: MTDINKVIDDMPSEVYQRLLSAVELGKWEDGSVLTDKQRASTQQVVMLYQARKLNQTDHFTINSTGQVNELSKSELKKQFKGEAIAEFKEQDL, translated from the coding sequence ATGACCGATATAAATAAAGTCATCGATGACATGCCTAGTGAAGTGTATCAGCGTCTTTTAAGCGCTGTTGAACTGGGTAAGTGGGAAGATGGTAGTGTATTGACTGACAAGCAGCGTGCATCGACTCAACAAGTGGTGATGCTCTATCAAGCGCGAAAACTCAATCAGACCGATCATTTCACTATCAATAGTACTGGCCAGGTCAATGAGTTATCTAAGTCAGAGCTTAAAAAGCAATTTAAAGGTGAGGCGATAGCTGAATTTAAAGAACAGGACCTATAA